From a region of the Hymenobacter sp. GOD-10R genome:
- a CDS encoding S41 family peptidase gives MLTRSRLWTLLPLTGLLLLLGSRVGQATPSASPPAALTQRLATFAQVWGFLKYHHPGMARPHLDWDSVLVRQLPQVQAARTPAAFHVQVARLLSVLGPPPTTARAVPPELLPRNVDVGWLTHDPLLSPALRQQLMQLWQQHAFPAVHPTVTETAAGLLEHHERAYPDMVLPAEAYRLLTLFRYWNIIQYYYPYKYAIGTPWPSVLRTFIPRFQQATTAPAYHLLVLELVAQLHDTHAFLYGSTVLSAQLGDYYPPLELTQLEGQVVVAQVYRDATPAVLPVQVGDVVLQANGVAVQQILTRYQPYVAASTPAALQRDLLRFVLRGQAQDSLALTVRTRTGVRTVRLARSLSILSLRSASYKTYFFGMNPRDTTHLWRRFGYLHLGGLQETQLPSVLPQLARTRGLILDLRAYPSASVGSLLAALPPAAAPVRRLGLRADSVAAIGWARSTVPTLTYPGYTRWTPLATLAPSTRRPASYPGQVVVLVNEKTQSYGETLAMLLQARPGVVIVGSQTAGANGNIVPVPLPGGLETYYSGVGMYYPDGGETQRRGIVPNLVVTPTVAGLQAGRDEVLDRAVAYLQQP, from the coding sequence ATGCTTACTCGGTCTCGCCTCTGGACGCTGCTCCCACTCACGGGCCTCCTTCTGCTGCTGGGTAGCCGCGTCGGCCAGGCCACCCCCTCAGCGTCCCCTCCCGCCGCGCTGACCCAGCGCCTGGCCACCTTTGCCCAGGTCTGGGGCTTTCTCAAGTACCATCACCCCGGCATGGCCCGCCCCCACCTGGACTGGGACAGCGTGCTGGTTCGCCAGCTCCCGCAGGTGCAGGCGGCGCGCACCCCGGCTGCCTTCCACGTGCAGGTTGCCCGGCTGCTGAGTGTGCTGGGACCGCCGCCCACCACCGCCCGGGCCGTGCCCCCGGAGCTGCTCCCCCGCAACGTGGACGTCGGCTGGCTCACGCACGATCCCCTGCTTTCTCCCGCCCTGCGCCAGCAACTCATGCAGCTCTGGCAGCAGCACGCCTTCCCCGCCGTGCATCCTACTGTGACGGAAACTGCCGCCGGCTTGCTGGAACACCACGAGCGAGCTTACCCGGACATGGTCCTGCCTGCGGAAGCCTACCGGCTGCTAACCTTGTTCCGCTACTGGAACATTATTCAGTACTACTATCCCTACAAGTACGCCATCGGCACGCCCTGGCCCTCCGTGCTGCGCACCTTTATCCCACGCTTCCAACAGGCCACTACCGCGCCGGCTTATCACCTACTGGTGCTGGAGTTGGTGGCCCAGTTGCACGACACGCATGCTTTCCTCTATGGTAGTACTGTGCTCTCGGCCCAGTTGGGCGACTACTATCCGCCTCTGGAGCTCACGCAGCTCGAGGGCCAGGTCGTGGTGGCACAGGTCTACCGTGACGCCACGCCAGCGGTGCTGCCGGTGCAAGTAGGGGACGTAGTCCTGCAAGCCAACGGCGTCGCGGTGCAGCAGATCCTGACCCGCTATCAGCCTTACGTGGCGGCCTCCACACCAGCAGCCCTCCAGCGCGATCTGCTGCGCTTTGTCTTGCGCGGGCAAGCGCAGGACTCGCTCGCCCTAACGGTGCGTACCCGCACGGGCGTGCGTACCGTGCGGCTGGCGCGCTCCTTGTCGATTCTCTCCTTGCGCTCGGCTTCGTACAAGACCTACTTCTTTGGGATGAACCCACGGGACACCACGCACCTGTGGCGGCGCTTCGGCTATCTGCACCTAGGCGGGCTGCAAGAGACTCAGCTGCCCTCCGTGCTGCCCCAGCTAGCACGCACACGCGGCCTGATCCTGGACCTGCGGGCCTACCCCAGTGCAAGTGTCGGGTCGTTGCTGGCGGCCTTGCCACCGGCTGCTGCCCCCGTGCGGCGCCTGGGCTTGCGCGCCGACTCGGTTGCCGCTATTGGGTGGGCGCGGTCGACGGTGCCCACCCTGACCTATCCGGGCTACACCCGCTGGACGCCGCTGGCAACCCTGGCACCCAGTACCCGCCGCCCAGCGTCCTATCCGGGCCAGGTGGTAGTGCTGGTGAACGAAAAGACGCAGAGTTACGGCGAGACCCTGGCCATGCTCCTGCAAGCGCGGCCGGGGGTGGTGATCGTCGGGAGCCAAACGGCCGGCGCGAACGGCAACATCGTGCCAGTGCCCTTACCCGGGGGCCTGGAGACCTACTATAGTGGCGTGGGCATGTACTACCCGGATGGCGGGGAAACGCAACGCCGGGGCATCGTGCCGAACCTGGTCGTCACGCCCACCGTAGCCGGCTTGCAAGCCGGCCGCGATGAGGTGCTCGACCGGGCCGTCGCCTATCTGCAACAGCCGTAG
- a CDS encoding serine hydrolase domain-containing protein: MQKLLFFIRSILTLGTSWLLVQTPAARAQSPTTAPADGGRMANIAAAFPVLDKIYADFAAQRHVPGLAYGLVVDGQLVHAGAVGYTDVTARTAATPQSVFRIASMTKSFVALAVLRLRDEGRLRLDDPAENYLPELKKGPHTSSDTPPFTIRQLLSHSAGLPEDNPWGDRQMGRSDAELSALVGRGLSVSNAPGVGFEYSNLGYALLGRLVTRVSGQPVQAYISEKILHPLGMSHTTWDYQQVPAARLAHGYGASTGPGPGPGPEEPLLPRGESFAALGGLLTSVDDFAKYLAFQADAAPRLGPDAGPVRRSSRREMQQSWTFDALISNRRRPNGQACPISISYGYGLSVSHDCDGHRFISHSGGLPGFGSHWLLLPEYGIGVVAFVNQTYTAPNYANYSALDTLLTLAGLRPRVVTISAILAQRKAELAALLPDFNTLATNPLFADNFFLDEALATRRKAAQALLAQAGPIRSVGELEPENQLRGRFRLLGERAAVEVFFTLSPETPARVQQLELTLVPTP, encoded by the coding sequence ATGCAAAAACTTCTATTTTTTATAAGAAGTATCCTGACACTTGGTACCAGCTGGCTGCTGGTTCAGACGCCGGCCGCCCGCGCTCAATCCCCCACCACCGCGCCGGCAGATGGCGGCCGCATGGCCAACATAGCGGCGGCCTTCCCGGTGCTGGACAAGATTTACGCTGACTTTGCGGCCCAGCGCCACGTACCGGGCTTGGCCTACGGCCTCGTCGTAGACGGGCAGCTGGTGCACGCCGGGGCCGTGGGCTACACCGACGTGACCGCCCGCACCGCCGCGACGCCCCAGTCGGTCTTTCGCATCGCCAGCATGACCAAGAGCTTCGTAGCCCTGGCCGTGCTGCGCCTGCGCGACGAAGGCCGCCTGCGCCTCGACGACCCGGCCGAAAACTACCTGCCCGAGCTGAAAAAAGGGCCCCACACCTCTTCCGACACGCCGCCCTTCACCATTCGCCAGCTGCTGAGCCACAGCGCCGGCCTGCCCGAAGACAACCCCTGGGGCGACCGCCAGATGGGCCGCTCCGACGCCGAGTTGAGCGCGCTGGTCGGCCGGGGCCTGAGCGTCTCCAATGCGCCCGGCGTGGGCTTCGAGTACAGCAACCTGGGCTACGCGCTGCTGGGGCGCCTCGTCACGCGGGTGTCAGGCCAGCCGGTGCAGGCCTACATCAGCGAAAAAATTCTGCACCCGCTGGGCATGAGCCACACCACCTGGGATTACCAGCAGGTGCCCGCCGCCCGCCTGGCCCACGGCTACGGGGCGTCCACCGGCCCGGGCCCGGGCCCGGGCCCGGAAGAGCCGCTGCTGCCCCGAGGCGAGTCGTTTGCGGCCCTGGGCGGGCTGCTCACCTCAGTCGACGATTTTGCCAAGTACCTGGCGTTTCAGGCCGATGCCGCCCCACGCCTCGGCCCCGACGCCGGGCCGGTGCGCCGCAGCTCGCGGCGCGAGATGCAGCAGTCGTGGACATTCGATGCCCTCATCAGCAACCGCCGCCGGCCCAACGGCCAAGCTTGCCCCATTAGCATTTCGTACGGCTATGGCCTGAGTGTCTCGCACGATTGCGACGGGCACCGCTTCATCAGCCACAGCGGCGGGCTGCCCGGCTTCGGCTCGCATTGGCTTCTGCTGCCCGAATACGGCATCGGCGTGGTAGCCTTTGTCAACCAAACCTACACCGCGCCCAATTACGCGAACTACAGCGCCCTCGATACGCTGCTCACGCTGGCCGGGCTGCGGCCGCGCGTGGTGACCATCTCGGCCATTTTGGCGCAGCGCAAAGCCGAGCTGGCAGCCCTGCTGCCCGATTTCAACACGCTAGCCACCAACCCGCTGTTCGCCGACAACTTCTTCCTTGATGAAGCCTTGGCCACTCGGCGCAAGGCCGCCCAAGCCCTGCTGGCGCAGGCCGGTCCCATCCGTAGCGTCGGCGAATTGGAGCCGGAGAACCAGTTGCGCGGCCGCTTCCGGCTGCTGGGCGAGCGAGCCGCAGTAGAGGTTTTCTTCACCCTAAGCCCCGAAACCCCGGCACGAGTGCAGCAGCTCGAGTTGACGCTCGTGCCTACGCCCTGA